A single genomic interval of Bacillus smithii harbors:
- a CDS encoding LTA synthase family protein yields MEKIGKRGLFNMKLSFFFLAVILFWIKTYIAYKVEFNLGINNKIQEFLLFINPISSAILFLAFGLFFKGKGRNIAIIVINFLLSFLLYANIVYYRFFNDFITVPVLTQAKTNSIGNLGDSAFALMKPYDVLYFLDIIILILLVVFKVVKPQGKIGWRPVVGVFMSGFIIFMVNLGLAESDRPELLQRTFDRNYIVKYLGMYNYAVYDMIQNVRSSAQRALADSSDIADIENYVKSNYAEPNPQYFGKAKGKNVIFVSLESFQNFMIDYKLNGREVTPFLNSLAHDNNTFYFDNFFHQTGQGKTSDAEFMMENSLFPLPQGSVFTNKALNTYQATPAILKTHGYTSAAFHGNTKTFWNRDEMYKSLGYDYFFDSAYYDMNDKDVLNYGLKDKPFFRESMPLLKSLKQPFYAKFITLSNHFPFPLDEGDTDFPAGDFGDSIVNHYFQTAHYMDEALKQFFDDLKKSGLYDNSIIVLYGDHYGISENHNDAMAKVMGKEITPFENAQLQRVPLFIHVPGVKGGVMHEYAGDVDVRPTILHLLGIDTKDYIEFGTDLLSKQHRQIVPFRNGDFVTPQYTYVSGKCYSNATGKQVPNKNACSRPNKQVKAMLDFSDRVVYGDLLRFHHPKGFKPVNRADYDYSVKKTEQNIKENK; encoded by the coding sequence ATGGAAAAGATAGGAAAAAGAGGGTTGTTTAATATGAAACTCTCGTTTTTCTTTTTAGCTGTGATTTTGTTCTGGATTAAGACGTATATTGCTTACAAAGTAGAATTCAACCTTGGCATTAACAATAAAATACAAGAATTTTTGCTTTTTATAAACCCCATTAGCTCCGCTATCTTGTTTCTTGCCTTTGGATTGTTTTTTAAAGGGAAAGGAAGAAATATTGCGATTATAGTTATCAATTTTCTTCTTTCCTTTTTACTGTATGCAAACATTGTCTATTACCGGTTTTTCAATGACTTTATTACAGTGCCGGTTTTGACGCAGGCAAAAACGAATAGCATCGGAAATTTGGGAGACAGCGCATTTGCGTTGATGAAGCCGTATGATGTTCTTTATTTCTTGGACATTATCATTTTGATTTTACTGGTTGTCTTCAAAGTGGTAAAACCACAAGGGAAAATTGGATGGCGCCCGGTTGTTGGTGTTTTTATGTCCGGTTTTATCATCTTTATGGTCAACTTGGGACTGGCGGAATCAGATCGTCCTGAGCTTCTGCAGCGTACGTTTGACCGCAACTATATTGTGAAATACTTAGGTATGTACAACTACGCTGTGTATGACATGATTCAAAACGTCCGTTCTTCTGCACAAAGAGCACTGGCGGACAGCTCGGATATTGCGGATATTGAGAATTACGTAAAATCCAATTATGCAGAGCCGAACCCGCAATATTTCGGTAAAGCAAAAGGAAAGAATGTCATTTTCGTTTCTCTGGAATCGTTCCAGAACTTTATGATTGACTATAAATTAAATGGACGAGAAGTAACACCGTTTTTAAATTCGTTGGCTCACGACAACAATACATTTTATTTTGATAATTTCTTCCATCAAACTGGACAAGGGAAAACGTCTGATGCAGAATTTATGATGGAAAACTCGCTGTTCCCGTTACCTCAAGGGTCAGTTTTCACGAATAAAGCTTTGAATACGTACCAAGCCACTCCGGCCATTTTAAAAACGCATGGGTACACTTCCGCGGCATTCCATGGCAATACAAAGACGTTCTGGAACCGCGATGAAATGTATAAATCGTTAGGGTACGATTATTTCTTTGACTCTGCCTATTATGATATGAATGATAAAGACGTGCTGAACTATGGTTTGAAAGATAAGCCGTTCTTTAGAGAGTCCATGCCTCTGTTAAAGAGCTTGAAACAACCGTTTTATGCGAAATTCATCACGCTTTCGAACCATTTTCCGTTCCCGTTGGATGAGGGGGATACGGATTTTCCAGCAGGAGATTTTGGAGACTCGATTGTCAACCATTATTTCCAAACAGCTCATTACATGGATGAAGCGTTAAAGCAATTCTTTGACGATCTGAAGAAATCGGGTCTTTACGATAATTCCATCATTGTGTTGTATGGTGACCATTACGGAATTTCCGAAAACCATAACGATGCAATGGCTAAAGTAATGGGTAAAGAAATTACTCCTTTCGAAAATGCCCAATTGCAACGTGTGCCATTGTTCATTCACGTGCCGGGTGTTAAAGGTGGAGTAATGCATGAATATGCCGGTGATGTTGACGTTCGTCCAACGATTCTTCATTTGTTGGGAATTGATACGAAAGATTACATCGAGTTTGGAACGGACTTGCTTTCTAAACAACATCGCCAAATCGTTCCGTTCCGAAACGGCGACTTTGTAACACCTCAATATACGTATGTAAGCGGAAAATGCTACAGCAATGCTACTGGAAAACAAGTGCCAAACAAAAATGCATGTTCGCGTCCAAACAAACAAGTAAAAGCTATGCTGGATTTTTCCGACCGAGTAGTATACGGAGACTTGCTGCGTTTCCACCATCCAAAAGGATTTAAACCCGTAAATCGTGCAGATTATGATTACTCTGTCAAAAAAACAGAACAAAATATAAAAGAAAATAAATAA
- a CDS encoding class I SAM-dependent methyltransferase encodes MKPTYQDALAAYGIGGAHPGGLALTRKILKKENISRRSKILDAGCGTGQTAAFLSKSFRCSVTALDNHPTMIQKAKQRFSDERLPVHAIQGNVESLPFSDASFDFVLSESVTAFTNIADSLKEYCRVLKPGGVLLMIEMTAEKPFQPLELKDMKRVYGISNVFLETEWIQHLHRSGFAEAAVIFSNTVQSELQKNSPEKDDYPEYQISDPVDPQVEELLHEHMNLSRLYQNILGYRVYRAVRPSLARNQE; translated from the coding sequence GTGAAACCAACATATCAAGACGCTCTTGCCGCTTATGGAATTGGCGGTGCTCATCCGGGGGGGCTGGCGTTAACGAGAAAGATTCTGAAGAAGGAGAACATCAGCCGGAGGTCAAAAATTTTGGACGCTGGCTGCGGGACGGGCCAAACGGCCGCCTTTCTTTCGAAATCTTTTCGATGTTCGGTCACGGCTTTAGACAATCATCCGACAATGATTCAAAAAGCCAAACAAAGGTTTTCCGATGAACGACTTCCCGTTCATGCGATTCAAGGGAACGTAGAAAGCCTTCCTTTTTCAGATGCCTCCTTTGATTTTGTGCTTTCCGAATCCGTTACGGCTTTTACAAACATTGCAGATTCTCTAAAAGAATACTGTAGAGTGTTAAAACCAGGCGGAGTTTTATTGATGATTGAAATGACAGCAGAAAAACCTTTCCAGCCGTTGGAATTGAAGGACATGAAAAGAGTTTACGGAATTTCCAACGTATTTTTAGAGACCGAATGGATCCAACACTTGCATCGTTCCGGATTTGCCGAAGCTGCCGTTATCTTTTCCAACACCGTTCAATCGGAACTTCAAAAAAACTCTCCAGAAAAAGATGACTACCCGGAGTATCAAATCTCAGACCCTGTGGATCCCCAAGTGGAAGAATTGCTTCATGAACATATGAATCTTTCCCGTTTGTATCAAAACATTTTAGGATACCGTGTCTACCGTGCTGTTCGTCCATCTTTAGCAAGAAATCAAGAATAA
- a CDS encoding glycosyl hydrolase family 18 protein has protein sequence MFFIHVVKPGDSLYSISQNYGVSFQRLQEINGVYPGGLVPGQDIVVPSSTYIVQPGDSLYTIAQKAFLSVQTIRAANRLTSDVIYPGMRLYLPSHPKYSTEDLSFIYPGTPTEDEQLIRSFSPISTYFAMFEYHILPVVALSTLNDRYTIQTSRSFRVAPLATITNLTSEGFSSALIRQVLSNPQIRNRVVNEIVTLVTQKNYSGVTIDFERVAETERDLFTGFLRILNQRLKDRGRYYLSVALPAKTDDQIPWLRGYDYGGIGSVVDFTFIMAYDWHTPDSPPGPVAPIQEVRRTIEYAINQMPSNKIILGFPRYGYEWTMSNGSVQSARAVSVDMAIQLASSHQVPIQYSNEYQQPHFTFRDENGRRHIVWYEDARARVAKLLLVPRYRLRGVGAWQLGLHFPQSGFIVSELFDVRKVL, from the coding sequence ATGTTTTTTATCCATGTCGTGAAGCCCGGAGATTCACTTTATTCGATTTCTCAAAATTACGGGGTTTCTTTTCAAAGGCTGCAAGAAATAAACGGGGTATATCCGGGAGGTTTAGTCCCCGGCCAAGATATAGTTGTTCCAAGTTCCACCTACATTGTTCAACCGGGAGATTCTCTCTATACCATCGCTCAAAAAGCATTTTTATCTGTTCAAACGATCCGAGCTGCCAATCGATTAACTTCCGATGTCATTTATCCGGGAATGCGCCTCTATTTACCATCGCACCCCAAATATTCAACTGAAGATTTAAGTTTTATTTATCCTGGTACACCTACGGAAGATGAACAGCTGATCAGGTCTTTTTCTCCCATCAGTACGTATTTTGCCATGTTTGAATATCACATTTTGCCCGTAGTCGCTTTAAGCACCTTAAATGATCGTTATACCATTCAAACATCTCGCTCGTTTCGGGTAGCCCCGCTTGCCACCATTACGAATTTAACTTCAGAAGGATTCAGCTCAGCATTGATCCGCCAAGTATTGTCAAACCCGCAGATCCGAAACAGGGTTGTGAATGAAATTGTCACGCTTGTAACACAAAAAAATTATTCAGGGGTGACCATCGACTTTGAAAGAGTGGCTGAAACAGAAAGAGACTTATTTACAGGATTTCTTCGGATTTTAAATCAACGTTTGAAAGATCGCGGCCGTTATTATCTTTCTGTCGCCCTTCCAGCAAAAACGGACGATCAAATTCCTTGGTTGAGAGGATACGACTACGGAGGGATTGGATCAGTTGTTGATTTCACGTTTATCATGGCTTACGATTGGCATACTCCTGATTCTCCTCCAGGACCTGTTGCCCCTATTCAAGAAGTGCGAAGAACCATAGAATATGCCATCAACCAAATGCCTTCAAACAAAATCATTCTAGGTTTTCCGCGTTACGGATATGAATGGACTATGTCAAACGGAAGCGTCCAAAGCGCCCGTGCTGTTTCGGTTGACATGGCCATACAACTAGCCTCTTCTCACCAAGTGCCCATCCAGTATTCAAATGAATACCAACAGCCCCATTTTACGTTCCGCGATGAAAATGGGAGAAGGCATATTGTCTGGTATGAAGATGCCCGAGCACGCGTAGCGAAGCTTTTATTAGTCCCTAGGTATCGATTAAGAGGAGTCGGAGCATGGCAGCTTGGATTGCATTTTCCTCAGTCCGGATTTATTGTCAGTGAATTGTTTGATGTTCGGAAAGTATTGTAA
- a CDS encoding CitMHS family transporter: MLAVLGFLMIIVFMFLIMTKRLSAMIALMIIPILFALIGGFGKDIGTMALDGVKSVAPTGIMILFAILYFGLMIDAGVFDPIIAKILKVVKGDPLKIAIGTAVLTLLVSLDGDGTTTYMITISAMLPLYKRIGMKPLILAGIAVSGSGVMNLLPWGGPTARAMSALNLETSDLFTPIVPSMIGGVIFVLLMAYWLGKKERKRIGIMEIDQSTLVEQAAALEEDSNKRPHLLWFNALLTVALLIGLILEILPTPILFMAGFAIAAIVNYPRLEDQKERIAAYAGNALSVVSMIFAAGIFTGILSGTKMIDAMANALISHVPEALGPHFAIITAILSAPFTFIMSNDAFYFGVLPLISKAASAYGIDPEAIGRASLLGLPVHLLSPLVPSTYLLVGMVGEEFGDLQRAFLKWACGSTIVMIIVAVIIQVIPF, encoded by the coding sequence ATGCTTGCTGTACTAGGTTTCCTCATGATCATTGTCTTTATGTTTCTCATTATGACAAAACGGCTTTCAGCCATGATCGCCTTGATGATCATCCCGATCCTTTTTGCTCTCATAGGCGGATTTGGAAAAGACATTGGAACGATGGCGCTTGACGGGGTTAAAAGTGTCGCTCCAACCGGAATTATGATTTTATTCGCCATTCTTTATTTTGGACTCATGATCGACGCCGGAGTATTTGATCCCATCATTGCCAAAATCCTGAAAGTCGTAAAAGGCGATCCATTAAAAATCGCCATCGGGACAGCTGTATTGACACTTCTTGTTTCGCTGGACGGAGACGGCACAACCACTTATATGATTACGATTTCCGCTATGCTGCCGCTTTATAAACGAATTGGCATGAAGCCGCTTATTTTGGCGGGCATTGCGGTTTCCGGATCAGGCGTAATGAATCTGCTCCCTTGGGGTGGACCGACAGCCAGGGCAATGAGTGCATTAAATCTGGAAACTTCTGATCTCTTTACACCGATCGTCCCTTCTATGATAGGAGGAGTAATATTTGTTTTATTGATGGCTTATTGGCTTGGAAAAAAAGAACGAAAACGAATCGGTATTATGGAGATCGATCAAAGCACTCTAGTCGAGCAAGCAGCAGCTTTAGAAGAAGATTCCAATAAACGTCCACATCTGCTGTGGTTCAACGCCTTGTTAACTGTTGCTCTATTAATTGGATTAATTCTGGAAATTCTTCCAACTCCGATTTTGTTTATGGCGGGTTTTGCGATTGCCGCTATCGTAAATTATCCTCGTTTAGAAGATCAAAAGGAGCGAATTGCTGCTTACGCAGGAAACGCATTATCGGTTGTGTCCATGATTTTTGCAGCCGGAATTTTCACAGGTATTTTATCGGGAACGAAAATGATTGATGCGATGGCAAATGCATTGATATCCCACGTCCCGGAAGCTTTGGGTCCCCACTTTGCGATTATAACAGCGATTTTAAGCGCTCCTTTTACGTTCATTATGTCCAATGATGCGTTTTATTTTGGAGTCCTTCCGTTAATTTCAAAGGCAGCCTCCGCCTATGGAATTGATCCTGAGGCTATTGGAAGAGCCTCGCTTTTAGGCCTGCCCGTTCATTTATTAAGTCCTCTGGTGCCATCCACCTATTTACTGGTTGGAATGGTCGGCGAAGAATTCGGCGATTTGCAGCGAGCCTTCTTAAAATGGGCATGTGGTTCCACCATTGTCATGATCATCGTAGCCGTCATCATCCAGGTGATTCCGTTTTAA
- a CDS encoding DUF3048 domain-containing protein: MLKKWLAAACIMILTLSGCAGSGKENSRNDRDRIQEKVSDTDKHEVRYRYPLTGIWTNQKPSDRAVAVVINNHPKARPQSGLQSADIVYEVLAEGDITRFLAIFQSQKPDKIGPVRSARDYMIDLAKGYDSLFIAHGYSPEAKQMLQSGLIDNLNGIQYDGTLFKRSKDRKAPHNSYITFENIQKGAAEKQFKMTPAPRPLPFYTDNESKHLSGRKVENVHIAYSKYSLFNADYRFDAKSKKMERYSGGEPTMDAETKKPVLVDNLLIIETIHRVIDSKGRREIDLTSGGKAYWIQRGVCREVEWRNENGRILPYENGHSLPFVPGKTWINIVKSLDSVSFS, encoded by the coding sequence ATGTTGAAAAAATGGTTAGCAGCAGCTTGTATCATGATTTTGACATTATCGGGATGTGCCGGCAGCGGCAAAGAAAATTCACGGAATGATCGAGACCGAATTCAAGAAAAAGTTTCCGACACGGACAAACACGAAGTACGATATCGTTACCCGTTGACTGGGATCTGGACCAATCAAAAGCCTAGTGATCGCGCAGTGGCTGTGGTCATAAATAATCATCCGAAAGCTCGGCCGCAATCAGGGCTTCAATCAGCTGATATTGTGTATGAAGTGCTGGCCGAAGGTGATATTACTCGGTTTCTGGCCATTTTTCAAAGCCAAAAGCCCGATAAAATAGGGCCTGTCCGCAGCGCGAGAGATTACATGATTGATTTGGCGAAGGGCTACGATAGCCTGTTTATCGCTCACGGCTATAGCCCGGAGGCGAAACAAATGCTCCAATCGGGCTTGATTGATAATCTGAATGGCATTCAGTATGATGGCACTTTATTTAAACGGTCAAAGGACAGAAAGGCGCCCCACAATTCCTACATCACCTTTGAAAACATTCAAAAAGGAGCTGCCGAAAAGCAATTCAAAATGACTCCTGCGCCCAGGCCGCTCCCTTTTTATACGGATAACGAATCGAAGCATCTTTCCGGACGCAAGGTAGAGAACGTTCATATAGCTTATTCCAAATATTCACTTTTTAATGCAGATTATCGGTTCGATGCTAAATCGAAAAAAATGGAACGCTATTCCGGTGGAGAGCCAACAATGGATGCAGAAACGAAAAAACCTGTTTTAGTGGATAATCTGTTGATTATCGAAACGATCCATCGTGTTATTGACAGCAAAGGGCGGAGAGAGATTGATTTAACTTCGGGTGGAAAAGCCTATTGGATTCAACGGGGCGTGTGCCGAGAAGTGGAATGGAGAAACGAAAACGGCAGGATTTTGCCGTACGAAAACGGGCACTCTCTTCCATTCGTTCCCGGCAAAACATGGATCAATATTGTCAAAAGCCTCGATTCCGTTTCCTTTTCATAG
- a CDS encoding glycosyl hydrolase family 28-related protein, producing the protein MNLVAKFFKGVKTLLCLDKNHDPIKNKDLIANLLDTKTDLKNVIKETDELFDRYSNKRKQRNPFTASVLSVIKKTTNFLPVQKRNDISWETDLDENGFVYPIWKNLLDQEYIHLMSKIDRIVNVLDYGAIGDGKTDNTKAFQKAIGNGRVIVHVPEGIFLTKGIKLPSWTCLIGKGKGITTIKLHPDAPIETRLVTNANHRKGNHHILVKGMSLDWNIERLGNTERTSAGGHSSSCFTFANVKYGWVKQVEAINPGLHCFDVSSTRYHYAGDGKRARGRSRYIWLDQLNGYGFGDDGITTHHSDYVFISNSHMCDPSGRAHPKGISNSNGIEVDDGSRNIWLVHNSTSRCFGGVEIKAHHNASAASNIYIIGHLSVHDNRSYNFRHIGHHKISDPESKTAYNIKATMMVSIAPIYTDLYQHSSPRGLVVSAYRNVVINHFTLIGDPDYDYKGNPVIAIQYRARNIVLNHVSIRNFHTAGADIKIFGGPQRADDVTIRHSTIRQSAPLAIQIGAGVQNIHVHHLKAFNPNGKCGLKTVEFPPSISNFQAVGYKMPICIK; encoded by the coding sequence ATGAACCTTGTCGCCAAGTTTTTCAAGGGAGTGAAAACATTGCTTTGCTTAGATAAGAATCACGATCCTATCAAAAATAAAGATTTGATTGCAAACCTTTTGGATACGAAAACAGATTTGAAAAATGTCATCAAGGAGACCGATGAACTTTTTGATCGATATAGCAACAAGAGAAAGCAACGAAATCCTTTCACCGCTTCTGTGCTTTCTGTCATCAAAAAAACAACAAACTTTTTACCTGTCCAAAAAAGGAACGATATTTCATGGGAGACAGATCTTGATGAGAACGGTTTTGTTTATCCAATATGGAAAAACCTTTTAGATCAAGAATACATCCATTTAATGTCCAAGATTGATAGGATCGTAAATGTGTTAGATTACGGAGCTATAGGAGACGGAAAAACCGACAATACCAAAGCGTTTCAAAAAGCGATTGGGAACGGGCGGGTAATAGTGCACGTGCCGGAAGGTATTTTTTTAACAAAAGGAATCAAACTGCCTTCTTGGACATGCTTAATCGGAAAAGGAAAAGGCATCACAACCATCAAGCTTCATCCCGATGCCCCCATCGAGACAAGATTAGTGACAAATGCCAATCATCGGAAAGGAAATCACCATATTTTGGTAAAAGGGATGAGTTTAGACTGGAATATAGAACGGCTCGGGAACACGGAGCGTACGAGCGCGGGCGGGCATAGTTCCAGCTGCTTCACATTCGCCAATGTCAAATATGGATGGGTCAAACAGGTGGAAGCCATTAACCCCGGCCTGCATTGTTTTGATGTGTCCTCAACCCGCTATCATTACGCAGGAGACGGAAAACGCGCCCGAGGCCGAAGCCGGTACATTTGGCTTGACCAATTAAACGGATATGGGTTTGGCGATGATGGAATCACCACTCATCACAGTGACTACGTTTTTATTTCCAACAGCCACATGTGCGATCCAAGCGGAAGAGCCCATCCAAAAGGGATATCCAATTCCAACGGCATCGAAGTGGATGATGGATCCAGAAACATATGGCTCGTCCATAACTCGACGTCAAGATGCTTCGGCGGCGTAGAAATTAAAGCCCACCACAATGCTTCGGCAGCATCCAACATCTACATCATCGGACATTTATCCGTCCACGATAACCGTTCTTATAACTTCCGTCATATCGGACACCATAAAATCTCGGATCCCGAATCAAAGACGGCTTATAACATAAAGGCGACAATGATGGTGTCAATCGCGCCGATCTATACAGATTTATATCAGCATTCTTCCCCCAGGGGACTGGTTGTTTCTGCCTATCGGAACGTAGTCATCAACCATTTTACATTAATAGGCGACCCGGATTATGACTACAAGGGAAATCCTGTGATCGCCATTCAGTATCGGGCGCGCAATATCGTGTTGAATCATGTGTCGATACGGAATTTCCATACAGCGGGTGCGGATATTAAGATCTTTGGCGGTCCACAGCGGGCAGATGACGTCACCATTCGCCATTCAACCATCCGCCAGTCCGCTCCTCTGGCCATTCAGATTGGTGCCGGAGTTCAAAATATCCACGTTCATCACTTGAAAGCCTTTAATCCAAACGGCAAATGCGGGCTGAAAACCGTAGAGTTTCCCCCCTCCATTTCCAATTTTCAAGCTGTGGGCTATAAAATGCCGATTTGTATAAAATAA
- a CDS encoding CBO0543 family protein — translation MNQHQQQLFDYVTKLQQKVSILHADYWAQYSSFHTWQFWVVVLMLIVPLIVLAFTIDREKIFLIGFYGFNIHAWFAYIDTYGVRTRLWGYPYEAIPYFPSFSLDASLVPVVFMLVYQWTLNHNKNFYLYSFLTACVFAFIVKPILASLGLLVVFDGVNYFHILIVYLITFLISRIVTKIFLLGEKKPAH, via the coding sequence ATGAACCAACATCAACAGCAATTATTCGATTATGTAACAAAATTACAACAAAAAGTAAGTATCTTACATGCAGACTATTGGGCACAATATTCCAGTTTTCATACATGGCAATTTTGGGTGGTTGTGTTAATGCTCATCGTTCCCTTAATTGTTTTAGCTTTTACGATAGACAGAGAGAAAATTTTTTTAATTGGATTTTATGGCTTTAATATACATGCTTGGTTTGCATATATTGATACATACGGGGTAAGGACAAGATTATGGGGATATCCCTATGAAGCCATTCCTTACTTTCCTAGTTTTTCATTGGATGCCTCCCTTGTTCCGGTCGTCTTTATGCTCGTCTATCAATGGACGTTGAATCACAATAAAAATTTTTATCTCTATTCCTTTCTTACCGCCTGTGTATTCGCTTTTATCGTGAAACCGATTTTGGCCAGCCTTGGTTTATTAGTCGTATTTGACGGGGTGAACTATTTTCACATTTTGATCGTATACTTGATCACATTCTTAATTTCTCGGATTGTAACAAAGATCTTTTTATTGGGTGAAAAAAAACCGGCTCATTAA